One window from the genome of Hydra vulgaris chromosome 02, alternate assembly HydraT2T_AEP encodes:
- the LOC136076190 gene encoding uncharacterized protein LOC136076190, translated as MGETNLQLDLEKLYKPLIHSQDGIKESICKLQDQADKFALPFSNYYPEANREIMITDFKELYPYHEENKSMRLGKIATDYIRMYANSKTSTDTTFGIHSKDDIFYIRKKPIHINDNDITIDDETYYGTPSLWELIVKFNPEKNLYTEDDLKKYRAILIQTDAITSDANLYKPKSSHSRKYREIIAAIWRDLSRKRESKRTGVGKKVQTIILPSDPNSSIEKLELRIAAWKAGNTGARNEAVAICDELLRQGIIDDLQYKLIQNNL; from the coding sequence atgGGTGAAACTAATTTACAGTTAGACTTAGAAAAATTGTACAAGCCATTAATTCATAGTCAAGATGGAATAAAAGAAAGCATATGTAAATTGCAAGATCAAGCTGATAAATTCGCACTccctttttcaaattattatccTGAAGCAAATAGAGAGATAATGATAACTGATTTTAAAGAACTATATCCTTatcatgaagaaaataaaagtatgaGGCTGGGAAAAATTGCAACAGATTATATAAGAATGTATGCTAATAGTAAAACATCTACAGATACTACATTTGGGATACATTCTAaagatgatatattttatattagaaaaaaaccaatacatattaatgataatgatataactattgaTGATGAAACATATTATGGTACTCCTAGTCTTTGGGAGTTGATAGTAAAGTTTAATCCTGAAAAGAATTTATATACTGAAGATGATCTTAAAAAATATCGAGCTATATTAATACAAACAGATGCAATTACTTCTGATGCAAACCTATACAAACCAAAGTCGTCTCATAgtagaaaatacagagaaatcATAGCTGCCATTTGGAGAGATTTGAGTAGGAAGCGTGAATCAAAAAGAACAGGAGTAGGAAAAAAAGTACAAACTATAATTCTTCCTAGCGACCCTAATTCATCAATTGAAAAGCTTGAATTACGTATAGCTGCATGGAAAGCAGGTAACACTGGAGCAAGAAATGAAGCTGTTGCAATTTGTGATGAATTGTTAAGACAAGGTATAATAGATGACTTACAGTATaagttaatacaaaataatttataa
- the LOC136076191 gene encoding uncharacterized protein LOC136076191 codes for MTTSEVLNFTEMLCVDNGIEGNEFHEYEPANDQNLNSAGDIRINIEQQNLLTLPSEAFLLFEGRLVKAEGTAYANTDAVAPTNNGQATAMLGMLRYSNDFQLTQGLNQLWYKDNTTTAVIADNSGFATRQAYLVQKPTTKETFSFFVPLRHIIGYCDDYDKVIYGLKHKITLVRNSDDNAIFKLAGVAVGKVNLNKISLFMPHVQPSDAERFKLYKQIESKVTLPVSFRRRQCETISVPQATTFSWRLSVNTPMGSELTTSERLASFIAIF; via the exons atgacaacTTCGGAAGtgttaaattttacagaaaTGCTATGTGTAGATAATGGAATTGAAGGAAATGAATTCCATGAATATGAACCAGCAAATGATCAAAATCTAAATAGTGCTGGTGATATAAGAATCAACATTGAGCAACAAAATTTGCTGACACTTCCATCTGAGGCTTTTCTCTTATTTGAAGGACGACTTGTTAAGGCTGAAGGAACAGCTTATGCTAATACAGATGCTGTGGCGCCTACAAATAATg GTCAAGCAACTGCAATGTTAGGAATGCTTAGATACTCAAATGACTTTCAATTAACGCAAGGATTAAATCAATTGTGGTATAAAGATAATACAACAACAGCAGTAATTGCAGATAACTCAGGGTTTGCAACAAGACAAGCATACCTAGTTCAGAaaccaactacaaaagaaacattttcatttttcgtGCCTTTAAGACACATTATTGGATACTGTGATGATTATGACAAAGTTATTTATGGgcttaaacataaaataactcTTGTAAGAAATAGTGATGATAACGCAATTTTTAAGCTTGCTGGTGTAGCTGTAGGAAAAGttaatcttaataaaatatcattgtTTATGCCACATGTGCAGCCATCAGATGCAGaaaggtttaaactttataagcAAATCGAATCAAAAGTGACACTTCCAGTAAGTTTTCGTCGGCGTCAGTGTGAAACTATATCTGTTCCACAAGCTACTACATTTTCTTGGAGATTGAGTGTGAATACCCCGATGGGAAGTGAGCTAACGACTAgcgagcgactagctagctttatagcgattttctag